A window of the Lactuca sativa cultivar Salinas chromosome 5, Lsat_Salinas_v11, whole genome shotgun sequence genome harbors these coding sequences:
- the LOC111920605 gene encoding uncharacterized protein LOC111920605 encodes MSVLKHFEHLRIRLEVIKSATNNFAKESCIGRGGFGKVYKGELLHSKGHSMVAIKRLDRSFGQGDSEFWKELIMLSVYRHQNIVSLLGFCDEKGEKILVYEYASKRSLDLHLDNKDLTWVQRLTVCIGAARGLAYLHDPGETQQRVLHRDIKSSNILLDENWNARIADLGLSRFGPANQKYTFLVTNNTVGTIGYCDPLYLETGLLTKESDVYSFGVVLFEVLCGRLCFGNNGSFTQLVRKHYKRNNLNEIVWGNIKDEIHPSSLKVFSTIAYRCLKCDNEKRPLMKQVVTELETALEYQLSAASVSTPTYQPGFEKLKQEKVDLREHGRHQDQYKWLEAHGVEEENLVHNLPKDPRKDLKRHICVDLVKRVPLFKDMNERQLHDICQRLKPRLYTDNTYIIQEGDSVDEMLFIIRGHLESTTTYKEKNSVFNNGYLGDGDFTSEELLTWAIDPKSGANFPSSTRTLKALSEIEAFALLANELKFIVHHFGIPQKQLQHTFRFYSKRWRTWSAFFIQTAWRRYSKRKVLKQRRMEEEAELNTCINGGGVGGTSSSVGATFLALTFAAKVILGVYRNRNLKIAREMMKLQKPPEPDFNAHAD; translated from the exons ATGTCTGTTCTAAAACATTTCGAGCACCTCAGAATACGACTAGAAGTTATAAAATCAGCAACTAACAACTTTGCTAAAGAAAGCTGCATCGGAAGAGGAGGATTTGGGAAAGTCTACAAGGGAGAACTCCTCCATTCAAAGGGGCATAGCATGGTAGCTATAAAACGTTTAGATCGTTCTTTTGGGCAAGGTGACTCTGAGTTTTGGAAGGAGCTCATTATGCTTTCAGTTTATAGGCATCAAAATATTGTCTCCCTCCTAGGGTTTTGTGATGAAAAAGGCGAAAAAATTCTCGTGTACGAGTACGCATCCAAGAGAAGTCTAGACTTGCATCTCGACAACAAGGATCTAACATGGGTTCAGCGCCTTACGGTTTGCATCGGGGCAGCTCGTGGACTAGCATATCTTCATGATCCTGGTGAGACCCAACAAAGAGTATTACATCGTGATATTAAAAGTTCAAACATCCTATTAGATGAAAACTGGAACGCCAGAATTGCAGATTTAGGTCTATCTAGATTTGGTCCTGCTAACCAGAAATACACCTTTCTTGTGACCAATAATACTGTAGGCACCATTGGCTATTGTGATCCTCTATATTTAGAGACTGGATTACTAACAAAGGAGTCCGATGTTTACTCCTTTGGTGTGGTTTTGTTTGAAGTATTGTGTGGGAGATTGTGCTTTGGAAATAATGGATCCTTTACTCAATTGGTCCGAAAGCATTACAAACGGAACAACCTCAATGAAATTGTATGGGGCAATATAAAAGATGAAATACATCCTAGTTCTTTGAAGGTGTTTTCAACAATTGCTTACCGATGTTTGAAGTGTGACAATGAAAAACGCCCATTAATGAAACAGGTTGTGACAGAACTTGAGACTGCCCTTGAATATCAA CTCTCAGCTGCTTCAGTATCAACACCCACATACCAGCCCGGTTTTGAAAAGCTCAAACAAGAAAAG GTTGATCTCCGAGAACATGGGAGACACCAGGATCAGTACAAGTGGTTGGAAGCTCATGGAGTGGAAGAGGAGAATTTGGTCCATAATCTGCCAAAGGATCCAAGAAAAGACCTAAAGCGACATATTTGTGTTGACTTGGTCAAGAGG GTTCCCTTGTTCAAGGACATGAATGAGAGGCAACTCCACGATATTTGTCAACGACTGAAGCCGCGATTATACACTGATAATACTTACATCATCCAAGAAGGAGATTCTGTCGATGAAATGCTCTTCATCATACGTGGTCATCTTGAGAGTACAACCACATACAAAGAGAAAAACAGTGTCTTCAACAATGGTTATCTAGGAGATGGTGACTTCACTTCCGAGGAGCTTCTTACCTGGGCAATTGACCCTAAATCCGGTGCTAACTTCCCATCTTCCACTAGAACCTTGAAGGCGTTAAGTGAGATAGAGGCATTTGCATTACTAGCTAACGAGTTGAAATTTATTGTCCATCACTTTGGGATTCCCCAGAAACAGCTGCAACACACTTTTCGATTTTACTCAAAGCGGTGGAGGACATGGTCGGCATTCTTTATTCAAACAGCCTGGCGGAGATATTCCAAGAGGAAGGTTTTGAAGCAGCGAAGGATGGAGGAAGAAGCTGAATTGAACACATGCATCAATGGAGGTGGTGTCGGTGGAACTTCCTCCAGTGTCGGAGCTACGTTTTTGGCCTTGACATTTGCTGCCAAGGTGATTCTTGGAGTCTACAGAAACCGGAACCTGAAGATTGCAAGGGAAATGATGAAATTGCAAAAGCCTCCAGAGCCGGATTTTAATGCTCATGCTGATTAG